The following is a genomic window from Chanos chanos chromosome 1, fChaCha1.1, whole genome shotgun sequence.
CTATAACTGTGAATTAGCCTCCAAAGTATAACACCGGGCAATTCTCCACAGGCTTTCCCACAGTTTGTGACCAGTGTCTTCTCCACTGACCTATCTCAGGCCTTCAACAAGCAGAGGACATCTCTTTGTGTCTGGAAGAAGAAGGTCTCTCAGGCTTCAAAACAGGGCTGAGTTAGCCTTTGGTGAGCTAGCCGCTGCCAGAGCCGCAGCTATGGACGTTGAGGCGAGGCATTGGCCCTACTCCCCCGTGGCCTCACCATGCTGAGCGATGCCGCTAACGTCATTTACATGTTGCTGGAGCTGCTGATTGCCTTGCTGTCCATCCTGGGCAACGTCTTAGTCTGTTGGGCTGTTGCCCTCAACAGCAACCTCCAAAGCATCACCAATTTTTTCGTGGTGTCGCTGGCCGTCGCCGACATTGCCGTGGGCGTCCTCGCCATCCCTTTCTCCATAGTGATTAGCACGGGTTTCTGCGCAAGGTTCTATGGCTGCCTGTTCATTGCCTGCTTCGTGCTGGTTCTGACCCAGAGCTCCATCTTCAGTCTACTGGCAATAGCCATCGACCGCTATATTGCCATCAAAATCCCTCTCAGGTGAGTATAATATTCAAACATGCTGATTTGACTTCATGGTACCTTAGCACCTCAGCTACAAAGGTTATCTGGAGAACTcacattggtgtgtgtgtgtgtgtgtgtgtgcgtgcgtgtgtgcgtgcacgtgtgtgtgcacagacacGTGCCCATGTATTTTGATTACCATGTAAAGTGTGTGGCACTAAAAATATCGGTCTTAGATCATTTGGATTGTGTCAGAATGCCAGCAGGAAATCTGATCCCTAAATGGAAAAGATGTCTTAAGTTTGTTTGTCCAGGAACAATGAAGCATGCTCTACAGTCTAATCTCTACGAATCTGTACTGACCTTTAAAAAATGACTACCCCCTAACAAATTACTGCTAATGTTGTTTTTGAGTAAACTTTTGGTCAAAGATGCAAATGGACAGATCCAGTCCCTGACATCTCTGTTTCTGAATATAACACCTCCCAAGAGGCATGCTTGCTCAGACACAGGTCAGCTAATCGTTTCTACAGACCACAGTGCTAGCTCCACAGTCACTGACTCCTGGTTTTTAAATCTTAGATATCTACACTTAGGTGCGCCAGATTGTACCAAACAGTGTCCTGATTAATTTAATTATGTGTGAAGTTATATTGTAACTGTTTGGCCTGGCGTTTACTGTCTGACGACTTCTAACTAAAATACATGACGGTATGGATCCAGATGACAACCTCGTCTGAGCTGTGGAGTAAATTATTCCGGAGCTTATGCAGGATGTTGAAAGCACAAGAGACTGTCTCTACATCAGTGTCTTGTCTGTTGGGCTGTCTGTCCGTCCCAgaggctgggggtgggggtgggggtgggggggtggttgaGATGTTTTCTCGATTTTCCTCATTGAACTTTAACATCTTGAGAATGTGACAGAAGCAAGCCAAGGAACTCAGCTGTTCTCCCACGCTGACCATAAGACGCTCTGAAAATAGCTATGGTcttcaaacagacatttttaaaagttattaTTATTCCGAGGAGAGAATGTTCGTGGAGGATTTGAGTGAATGAGTTATAGGTTCCTCAGCGCAGTTTGGTGAGGTTGTTTTAAGAGCGTACGTTTCACATCAGGGATGAGTGGGTTTCCTCAGTTTTGACTGCCTTTCTGACACGGTACATATGCCATCAAATTTTATTGATTTCTTCTGTTAGGAGGCTTCCTGTGCTATctattgtatgtgtatttgtaaacaGTCAGAAACAGTTTGAGGGGGGTAATGAACATGTTTAAAGACAGCTTTCATGACATTTCACTCTCCTAGCATGAGTTCGGTGACATTACATCACAGTGCATTTAATAGTCTGagttaattgtttgtttttttgatgaattttgCCTCATTGGCGAAGAAAGACAGTTTTTTCATTTGGATCATTCATGATTAACCTtatcatccctctctttcttccatcaGGTATAACAGCCTAGTAACAGGCCAGAGAGCCAGAGGAATCATAGCTATCTGCTGGGTGCTTTCAGTAATCATCGGCCTAACTCCCATGCTGGGCTGGCACAACACCCGCAAGAATGATACCAATTCATCAAACAGCAGCTGCCCGCCAGGTATGATGGAGTGCCTGTTTGAGTCGGTGGTGGTTATGGACTACATGGTCTACTTCAATTTCTTCACCTGTGTTCTGGTGCCCCTTCTGCTCATGCTGGCCATCTACCTGAGGATTTTCATGGCGGCCCGCCATCAGCTCAAGCGTATCAAGCTGAAGGCCGTACCGAGCGGAGAACACAAGTCCCGCTCCGTGCTGCAGAAGGAGATCCATGCGGCCAAGTCGTTGGCCATCATCGTGGGCTTGTTCGCCGTCTGCTGGCTACCGTTGCATATCATTAACTGCTTCACTCTCTTTTGCACCGAGTGCCAACGCCCGCCAGCCTGGATCATGTACCTGGCCATCATCCTTTCGCATGCCAACTCGGTGGTCAACCCTTTCATCTACGCCTACCGCATCCGAGAATTCCGCCACACCTTTCACAAAATCGTGAGGCACCACGTCCTGGGCCGGACGGACCCTTtacagagcagcagcagcagtagcagaacCTCAACCCGCACTAGCATGGCCGACTCCTTCAGCGTGAAGGTGAACGGACTTTACTCGGACCGCAGCAGCGCCGGTAGCAACTGCGAAAGTAGTGAGCCGAGTCACGAACAGCAAACTGTCTGTGAAGGCTCACGTCAAGATACACACCAGCCCTCAACAGGTACaagtatacacagacacaaaacagaccaCCCTTTTAGACACCCACAGGCCCTCCTTAGAGGACAGGCTCCGTGCTCTTCGAAAAGAGGCCCCGGAGTAGTAGAGGTGAGAGATGGAAAAGGACTGGGGGAGACACATGTTCACATTAAATCCGCTCTGTACAAACACATATCTCGCTGTCCCGAACTCACCGAGGTGTCCTGATAACGTTAATGTATTTCAACCAGTttctatttattaatttgtctGGAGGTCATTGAATATGCACACTCCTGATTTCTGAGGACAAAGGCTGAGCATTCTAAATAAGAATGCATTAACCACCAGGTCAATATTCCTGTTTTGCTTGACCCAAATGGAAAAGAACCCTCTATTATCACATCTAACATCTATAACATCCATAAATGTTAATTTCCTATTAACATATATACCTTGAGGGGCTGGAAAATACCCTGATGCCAACCACTGCGTTTGCACCGTAACTTAGACACAAACCCAAAGTCCAAGTCATGTTTCTGTGTagaagcttgaataattatggGGAGGTTAACAGAACAGGGAGCATCAGAAGTGCATTGAACTGGCTGGTTTGCAATTAATTGTACATGTTGAGCTTATATTGataacaaccaaaaaaaaaagaaaaaaaactatgaaaatgCTTAATGGTATCTGACGCAAAATATAAAAGAAGAAATGGTTCTGAAGATTCCCTGTATCTCATTGTGCTCTCTTCCATATTATATCCATATTGCTGTACCAGTTCAGGTTGCCTTTTcactgggagtcagaggggacACTGACAGACACCGTACTGGAAGCACATGGGTCTTGACATAAAGATATTGATGAAAATGGGTCAGGTGGCAGTGCATGGTCCTTGTGGAATTAAATGTCTTGTGCACAGATGGATCTTTTATTGAATAAAGTGCTTGGACAGAATTCAATTATTCTTAAGAATTGCAAATGAACATGTTTCTGTGACATCAGATTACAGACTAATGAAGATTTGTCATTCCAGCTTAACGTTGTTATGTTTGATCAACTGTTTGTTATCTCTTCCATTAACTGCAGTAGGATATGGCTCTTGAATACTCGGCCACATTTAGGTATCCAATCATTTCAACAGATTCAATAAAAACTATTGTTCCCCTCATTCAGATGACACactctcaaaacatttttttttttttagatctgcCATTTAATCACTATTTTGTTGTCTCATCACCTTTCTTTTGGGGTTGTTCCCCCTTTTTGTATGCTCAAATCAGTCTGTGAAAATTGTAAAAGGCTGCTcaatgtttatgtctgtttatgtcTCATTAAACTGTACGTTCATGAAGTAAGTGATATTTATGGTAtactttcatgtgttttttttttttttacactttcaaTTGTATGGTGCGTGTTCTCTGAAGTCGGGTAAAATAACGACCCGGGTAATCGTTAATGTTGAAACTGAAAGTCACAATAAATATAAGAAAACTTCTCACTGTACTTGTAGAGACGCCAAAGGAATGTCTCTCAGCTGTAAGCCATTCAAACTTAAGTGGTAAAGACGGCCTGTGAATGACTATGGCTTTCATCCAGGGAAGGAGGAAATTTAGAGAACATGGAGTGGCTATCCCAGGAGATTCTTTCTCTCGGGCTTATGGCCACTATCACACGCTGTAGGGTCCTACGAACCTTcgctctgtttcttttcccaCCCTTTTCCAAAATTCCCAAATGATTTCAGGTTGCCATGCTACAGCACCAGTAAAACTCCAGAGATGCtctgagatcttttttttttttttttttttccttcctggCTGTGTTTGACATGATATCGAGCCAGTCGAAATTATAAATCCGTTACATTGTAATTATTTACGAAAATATTGTTTAAAGAAGGGAGACTGTGAATCTGTCTGACTCACTATTGGGTCATCTTCATAACTTCATAACTTTAAAatcaaactaaagacttatctattttctccaacttatggataatatcattttgatttgactttgttacagacatgtaaatCCCTTTGAGACTAttaatagtgatattgggctctaaatgaacttgtattattattattattattattttcttttgaaaaactAAAATCTAACTGATAACATTACCATGTCACATAAACTGAAACTGCCTGGTCCACCA
Proteins encoded in this region:
- the adora2aa gene encoding adenosine A2a receptor a, which gives rise to MLSDAANVIYMLLELLIALLSILGNVLVCWAVALNSNLQSITNFFVVSLAVADIAVGVLAIPFSIVISTGFCARFYGCLFIACFVLVLTQSSIFSLLAIAIDRYIAIKIPLRYNSLVTGQRARGIIAICWVLSVIIGLTPMLGWHNTRKNDTNSSNSSCPPGMMECLFESVVVMDYMVYFNFFTCVLVPLLLMLAIYLRIFMAARHQLKRIKLKAVPSGEHKSRSVLQKEIHAAKSLAIIVGLFAVCWLPLHIINCFTLFCTECQRPPAWIMYLAIILSHANSVVNPFIYAYRIREFRHTFHKIVRHHVLGRTDPLQSSSSSSRTSTRTSMADSFSVKVNGLYSDRSSAGSNCESSEPSHEQQTVCEGSRQDTHQPSTGTSIHRHKTDHPFRHPQALLRGQAPCSSKRGPGVVEVRDGKGLGETHVHIKSALYKHISRCPELTEVS